From Pseudomonas hormoni:
CCGAGCAGCCAGGTGCGGTGCGCATCAATGGAGGAAAACGTCGGAAACAACTGGACGAAACCCAGCGCTTCGCCGGCGGCGTCCCGGGCGAAGAAGATCACCGACTCATCCCGGGTAATGCGCTCGGCGATAAAGTGGCGGGACTGATTCAGGTTCGAGGGCTGGCCGTAGAAACCCCGATAGGCGTCGAAGAGGCTGGCGACTTGATCGATGTGCGTAGCGTCGGCGCGATGTACCTGAATATCCATTTCAACTGTCTCCGTTTGGTTCAAGACTCATGGTAGTAGTAGAGCTTGTTAATGATCACCCAGCGATCATCGATTTTCAGTAGCGACAGGTAATCGGTAAACCTCATCCCCGCATAATCATCGATTATTTTTACGGCGGCGGCGTCGCCCGTTATATCCAGGTCAATCACTTCCCAAAAAGGCTTCACCTCTTTTGCCGCCGGGCCCTCGGTTTTGATCGCGTCGATAAACTCATCAAGGGACAGCCATTCAAGTGCTTTGTGGTAGTGACCGATGATGCGACAAGACGGATGAAAAGCCTGTCGCAACAACGATTCGTCAGCGAAGACCATACCCTCGACATAGTGTTTGACTGTAGTTTTGACAGACTCTTTTTCTGTGGAATCAGTTGTCATGACTCACCTCCATTTCTGCTAACGCATGCTGAATGGCTCGCACGGGCGTCCGCGAACGATCAGGTCGTTTCGTCATACGGACCCTGCGGGTAATGTCGATAAACGGCGTGACAATCAGGCTGTAGACCGTCAGGTATCTGTCGTGATCCTGTTCACCGGTGCCGAACCGGAGGACTTCGGGCTTCGACGTGGTGACGTAGAGCGTACCGAACATCCAGTCCCACATTGACAGGTTGATACTGAAGTTTTTGTTGATGTGTTGCGGTGCGTCGCTGTGGTGGATCTGGTGCTGGGCCGGGCTGTTAAGTACGTGCTCGAGCACTGGGCCGAACGACAACCAGACATGGCTGTGACGCAGGTTTCCCGCCAGCGCATTGAGGATGAACACCAGATACGTCACGCCAAACAGGGAATAGCGGCTGATCTCGCCACCACAGGCGTACCAGAAGACGCCGGCATAGGCGCCGATGCCGATGATCGTCGAGAGCTTTTCGACAATCTTCTCGACGAAATGAACCCGGCTGGCCGTCGCCGGCACCAGCACCGGCGCCGAGTGATGGACTTTGTGAAAGGCCCAGAGCCATCGGGAATGAAAGGCGCGGTGAGCCCAGTAGGCCATGAAGTCTTTCACCAGGAAAACGCCCAGGCCGTAGAGCAAGGACAGTGACAGGTTTTGCTCCACTTGCACCCGCGCACCCCACAGGTTGGTAAAAAAGGCGATGTAGTCGCCGGAGCGCAGGACGAGCGGGTCCACCAGGCCGACAATCGGCAACACCAACGCCACTTTCAGAATCGCCCGCACAAAGTAGTAGCGGTAATCGAGCAACGCCGAACGATGGAAATACACGCGTCGCCCGCCGATGAACTGTCCGAACGACTGTGCTTCGGTGAGACCTCGATGCTTTCTGAACCGGAACAGGGCGTAGGCGATGCTGTACGACGAGAACAGAAACAGTAAACCCATGCGCCCATTCAGATCGAAAAGGCCCAGGAACTGGCGGATGACGGGCTCGATCACCCACGCGGTCAGGCCGTTATAGAGCACCGCAAGGGCATCCACGATGGGCTCGCCTCCATCAATGCAAGGAATTACCAATCACACCGTAACCGAGAACGGTTCTTAAGTGTAGTTCCAGTTCGGGTCTCTGCTCGTCCGTTTCGGAGTTAGGGGCAAGCCCCCTCGCCGCAGTAATGCTGTTCACTTAAGAACGTCTTGAATCAGAGAAACCTGTGGCGAGGGAGCTTGCTCCCGCTTGAGTGCGTAGCACTCACAAAAATCGGCAATGATTGTCAGATTTTAAGGGCCGCTACGCAGCCCAGCGCGAGCAAGCTCGCTCGCCACAAATGTGAGCGGTTTCAGGCGCTGATGCAGCGGTTGCACGAGGTTGACTTGCCGGCGATGGCGCCCTTGAATGCGTCAACACCGGCAAGCCAGGTTCCTATGAAAAAACGATTCTGGCACAGGCGCTAGAACGTGATGGCGGCCGCGGGCGTCACGTCGATCCGCGCCACCGAGCCGGTCAAATGTGCCAGGTCCTTGTTGTGCTCGGCGATGATGTCTTCGGCGGCGAGGTTTCCGTTATCGACAGTGGAGTGAGCGTCAGCTGCCAGCACCACGTCGTAACCCAGTTGCAGCGCCTGACGCACGGTGGCATTCACGCAATAGTCGGTTTGCAGGCCGCAGATGACCAGGCGTTCGAAATCTTCCTTCGGCAGCTGCTTTTGCAGGTTGGTCTGGTAGAACGAATCCGGTGTGGTCTTGCGTACGTGCCAATCCTTGGGCGATGTTTCCAGCCCTTCGGCCAGTTGCCAGCCGTCAGCGTTATACGCCAGCGGACTTCCCTCTTCCTCATGCTGGATCAGCACCACCGGAATCCCGGCCTTTCGGGCTCTGGCGCTGAGGCCGTTGATGCGTTCGATGACACGCGCAATCTCGAAGCACTCGTACTCGCCAGCGCAGAGCGCCCGCTGGACGTCAATGATTAACAATGCGGTAGTCATGATTCCGTCCTTGATCTATCGGTAAGTCAGGGGACAGAAAGTAAATCCGCCCCCCTGCAAACACAACCCTCAATAACCCAGCGACAACCCGGTGTTGCGACGCGGATCGTTCGCCCCGTAGAAACGGTTTTTGCCCACCGGTTTACCGTCCAGCGACGGCGCCCCGACCAGGATCGCCGCGATATGGTTGGCATCCTGCGGCCCGGCGAACTTGTGCCCCCAGCTTTCGAGCAGCTTCACCGTGTCCGGGCTGGTGGTGAAGGTTTCCAGGTTGGTCTCTTCCGGCAACCACTGCTGGTGGAAACGCGGCGCATCCACCGCTTCCTGGATGTTCATGCCGTAGTCGATCACGTTGAGGATGGTCAGCAAGGTCGCAGTGATGATGCGACTGCCACCCGGCGTGCCGACAACCATCACCACTTTGCCATCCTTGGTGACGATGGTCGGGCTCATGGACGACAGCGGTGCCTTGCCGGGCGCGATGGCGTTGGCCTCCCCTTGCACCAGGCCGTACATGTTCGGTACGCCGATTTTCGAGGTGAAGTCGTCCATTTCGTCATTGAGAATGACCCCGGTCTTGCTGGCCATGACGCCAGCGCCGAACCAGTCGTTCAAGGTGTAGGTCACCGAGACCGCGTTGCCCCATTTGTCGACGATCGAGTAATGGGTGGTGTTGCTGCCTTCATGCGGCGCAACCCCGGGTTTGAGCTCGCTGGACACAGCGGCCTTCTGTGGGTTGATGGCAGCGCGGATTTTGGTGGCGTAGTTTTTATCCAGCAGATGCGCGATCGGGTTCTTCACGAAGTCCGGGTCGCCGAGGTAGCTGTTGCGGTCCACATACGCGTGGCGCATGGCTTCGATCTGGTAGTGCATGCCCTGCGCCGAGTGGTAGCCCAGGTCCTTCATCGGGTAGCCGTCGAGGATGTTCATGATCTCGCAGATGACCACGCCGCCAGAGCTTGGCGGCGGTGCCGAGACCACGTGATAGCCACGATAGTCACACTCGATCGGCGCCAGTTCGCGGGTCTTGTACTTGTCGAGATCGGCCTGGGTGATGATGCCCTTGTTGGCCTGGCTGGAGGTGACGATGGCGTCGGCCACCCACCCCTTATAGAAACCGTCGGCGCCCTTCTCGGAAATTTCCCGCAGGGTCTTGCCCAGGTCTTTTTGCACGAGTTTCTGCCCGACCTGCATCGGTTCGCCGTTGCTCAGGAAGATCGAGCCGGAATCCTTGATGTCCTTCTTGAACACGTCGGTGGCGTACTCCAGCAAATCGACATCGCCCTGCTCCAGCACAAAACCGTCTTCGGCGAGCTTGATCGCCGGTTCGATCACTTCCTTGCGCGGTTTGGTGCCGTACTTGCTCAGCGCCAGTTCCATGCCGGAAACCGTGCCCGGCACGCCGACCGCGAGGTGACCACGGGTGCTGAGGTCCGGGACGACATTGCCCTCCTTGTCGAGGTACATGTCGGCAGTCGCGGCCAGGGGGGCTTTTTCGCGGAAGTCGAGGAAAGTCTTGCGCCCGTCCGCCAGTTGAATCGTCATGAAACCGCCGCCACCCAGGTTGCCCGCCGCGGGATACACCACCGCCAGCGCATACCCGACCGCGACGGCGGCATCGACGGCGTTGCCACCGTTCTTGAGCACATCCACACCCACGTGGCTGGCCAGGTGCTGGGCAGTGACCACCATGCCGTTTTCGGCTGCGACGGGCGCGACGGAGGCCGCGTGGGCCATCAGGCAGCTGAGCGCCAAGGAGGTCGCGATGAGCGATTTGGCAAAAGGTTCGAACTTCATGAGTCGGTCTCTTTTTGTTTTTAGGGTCGGTAAAAAACAGAGAAAACGTTTCAAGAGCAGTACGCAGTATGGCTGGGATTACGTATTGCGCCTCCCCGATGAGGCAGTATGCTTGCCCCCTGCTCAACTGTTTCCGGAGTTCGCCGGCATGACGTTTACCTTCACCACCATGGCCTCCCCGGTCGGCGAATTGAAGCTGGTCGCGAACGGCTCAAGACTGGCGGCCATCCTCTGGGAAAACGACAAGCCGAACCGGGTGCGGCTCGGCTCGCTGAGTGAAGCCCCGGACAACCCGATCCTTGTTCGCGCCCGACAGCAACTGACGGAATACTTTGCCGGCACACGAAATCGCTTCGATCTGGAGCTCGATTTCGTCGGGACCGACTTTCAGAAGAAGGTGTGGCAGGCACTGTTGACCATTCCGTTCGGCGAAACCCGCAGCTATAGCCAGATTGCCGAGCAGATCGGCAACCCGAGCGCGGTTCGCGCGGTGGGTGCGGCGAATGGCAAGAACCCGATCTCGATTGTTGCGCCGTGTCATCGGGTGATCGGCGCATCGGGGAAACTGACGGGGTTTGCGGGTGGGCTTGAGGCGAAGGAATTGTTGCTGACGCTGGAAGGTTGTCGAGGTAAAACCGGACGTCTCGAAGGCTTTTGACCTTGCTTGATGTAGGAGCGAAGCTTGCTCGCGAAGGTGTGTCAGCAACGGTGCTGTCGCCTGACACACCTTCGCGAGCAAGCTTCGCTCCTACAGATAACTGCATGCTCAGGCGAAGATGTTTTTCATCGCCGCGTACTGCAGCAGCATGATGGTCTTCGCATCGCAGATTTCGCCGCGATAAAACGCCTCGAGCGCCGCATCGAACGACCACTCCAGCACCTCCAGTTCTTCGGTTTCTTCCTCCAGCCCGCCACCGTCGCTGACTTTCGATGAAGCGTCGTATTCGGCGATGAAGAAGTGCAGTTTTTCAGTCACCGAGCCGGGGCTCATGTAGGCCTCGAAGACCTTCTGCACATGGTGCACGCGATAACCGGTTTCCTCTTCCGCTTCATCGCGTATGCGCTCTTCCGGCGCAGCACCTTCAAGCAACCCCGCCGCCACTTCGATCAGCAAACCGTCGTGACCGTTGACGAACACCGGCAAGCGGAACTGACGCGTCAGCACGACGGTTCTCTTTTCACGGTTGAACAGCAGAATCGCCGCGCCATTGCCACGGTCGTAGACCTCGCGGGTCTGGCGCTGCCATTCGCCATTGTTGCGCTGGTAATCAAAGGTGATTTTCTTCAGCAAATACCAGTCGTGGGACAACACCTGGGACTCGATGATGTTGACCCGCTCGGCTGTGTTCGGCATGACAAGGCGTCCTTATATCGTCAGAAGACGCCCATCTTAGACGAAAAGTCCCTCATGACAGTTGCGCCTTGTATTCCTTCTCATATTGCCCGGCGAGCGTTTCTTTCTGCTTGTCGTCGAGCAACTTGCCGGCCATCTGGAAGAACTTCTGCTCTTCCTCTTTCAAGTGGTGATGGACCTTCTCGGAAAGTTTCTTCGCGGTCGCCAGCCAGGCCGGGCTGGACATCTCGGTCTCGTCGAGTTCTTCCATCATTTCGTCCATCTCATGGTGTTCGGAAATCGCATGGCGGCTGAGGTCGACGCCACTATCGAATTCCATCAACGGGATATAGAAATGCCGTTCTTCAGCGGTTTCGTGCGCCTGGAGTTCGGACTTGAGCTGTTTGTACGCTTCGACGCGTTCCGGGGTGTCGCCGCTGGTCTTGATCAATGCCTTCGCGTAGGTGCGTTGGCGGTCATGGCTTTCGCGCAAGGCTTCAAAAATGTTCAAGGCAGGTAGTCCTCATCGGCTGCGTTCTGGAATGACGCTGTAAAGGCTAGACATCTGCGCGCTGGCGACGGTTCCTCTGTTCATCGGGGGGATAGAACAATCGTCGCGACCCGGATACGCTCGTGCCTCACTGCCATAAGGATGTAGCCGATGACACTCAGCATCGAAC
This genomic window contains:
- a CDS encoding hemerythrin domain-containing protein, whose protein sequence is MNIFEALRESHDRQRTYAKALIKTSGDTPERVEAYKQLKSELQAHETAEERHFYIPLMEFDSGVDLSRHAISEHHEMDEMMEELDETEMSSPAWLATAKKLSEKVHHHLKEEEQKFFQMAGKLLDDKQKETLAGQYEKEYKAQLS
- a CDS encoding sterol desaturase family protein, whose translation is MDALAVLYNGLTAWVIEPVIRQFLGLFDLNGRMGLLFLFSSYSIAYALFRFRKHRGLTEAQSFGQFIGGRRVYFHRSALLDYRYYFVRAILKVALVLPIVGLVDPLVLRSGDYIAFFTNLWGARVQVEQNLSLSLLYGLGVFLVKDFMAYWAHRAFHSRWLWAFHKVHHSAPVLVPATASRVHFVEKIVEKLSTIIGIGAYAGVFWYACGGEISRYSLFGVTYLVFILNALAGNLRHSHVWLSFGPVLEHVLNSPAQHQIHHSDAPQHINKNFSINLSMWDWMFGTLYVTTSKPEVLRFGTGEQDHDRYLTVYSLIVTPFIDITRRVRMTKRPDRSRTPVRAIQHALAEMEVSHDN
- a CDS encoding GNAT family N-acetyltransferase — encoded protein: MDIQVHRADATHIDQVASLFDAYRGFYGQPSNLNQSRHFIAERITRDESVIFFARDAAGEALGFVQLFPTFSSIDAHRTWLLGDLFTAPAARGRGVATQLMNTARSFALLTGAKGMVLETATDNHQAQRLYESLGYVRETGYYTYCLDLKQG
- the ggt gene encoding gamma-glutamyltransferase gives rise to the protein MKFEPFAKSLIATSLALSCLMAHAASVAPVAAENGMVVTAQHLASHVGVDVLKNGGNAVDAAVAVGYALAVVYPAAGNLGGGGFMTIQLADGRKTFLDFREKAPLAATADMYLDKEGNVVPDLSTRGHLAVGVPGTVSGMELALSKYGTKPRKEVIEPAIKLAEDGFVLEQGDVDLLEYATDVFKKDIKDSGSIFLSNGEPMQVGQKLVQKDLGKTLREISEKGADGFYKGWVADAIVTSSQANKGIITQADLDKYKTRELAPIECDYRGYHVVSAPPPSSGGVVICEIMNILDGYPMKDLGYHSAQGMHYQIEAMRHAYVDRNSYLGDPDFVKNPIAHLLDKNYATKIRAAINPQKAAVSSELKPGVAPHEGSNTTHYSIVDKWGNAVSVTYTLNDWFGAGVMASKTGVILNDEMDDFTSKIGVPNMYGLVQGEANAIAPGKAPLSSMSPTIVTKDGKVVMVVGTPGGSRIITATLLTILNVIDYGMNIQEAVDAPRFHQQWLPEETNLETFTTSPDTVKLLESWGHKFAGPQDANHIAAILVGAPSLDGKPVGKNRFYGANDPRRNTGLSLGY
- a CDS encoding nuclear transport factor 2 family protein, giving the protein MTTDSTEKESVKTTVKHYVEGMVFADESLLRQAFHPSCRIIGHYHKALEWLSLDEFIDAIKTEGPAAKEVKPFWEVIDLDITGDAAAVKIIDDYAGMRFTDYLSLLKIDDRWVIINKLYYYHES
- a CDS encoding cysteine hydrolase family protein codes for the protein MTTALLIIDVQRALCAGEYECFEIARVIERINGLSARARKAGIPVVLIQHEEEGSPLAYNADGWQLAEGLETSPKDWHVRKTTPDSFYQTNLQKQLPKEDFERLVICGLQTDYCVNATVRQALQLGYDVVLAADAHSTVDNGNLAAEDIIAEHNKDLAHLTGSVARIDVTPAAAITF
- a CDS encoding methylated-DNA--[protein]-cysteine S-methyltransferase, yielding MTFTFTTMASPVGELKLVANGSRLAAILWENDKPNRVRLGSLSEAPDNPILVRARQQLTEYFAGTRNRFDLELDFVGTDFQKKVWQALLTIPFGETRSYSQIAEQIGNPSAVRAVGAANGKNPISIVAPCHRVIGASGKLTGFAGGLEAKELLLTLEGCRGKTGRLEGF
- a CDS encoding NUDIX domain-containing protein; its protein translation is MPNTAERVNIIESQVLSHDWYLLKKITFDYQRNNGEWQRQTREVYDRGNGAAILLFNREKRTVVLTRQFRLPVFVNGHDGLLIEVAAGLLEGAAPEERIRDEAEEETGYRVHHVQKVFEAYMSPGSVTEKLHFFIAEYDASSKVSDGGGLEEETEELEVLEWSFDAALEAFYRGEICDAKTIMLLQYAAMKNIFA